The following proteins are co-located in the Bacillus pumilus genome:
- a CDS encoding MBL fold metallo-hydrolase: MSLQFSVLASGSTGNAFYLETDEHAFLVDAGLSGKQMVELLGQIDRKPEDLDGIFVTHEHSDHIKGLGVMARKYKLPVYANAKTWKAMESHIGKIDTEQKFHFDMETVQSFGGLDVESFGVSHDAAEPMFYVFHYGGRKLALMTDTGYVSDRMKGIIKSANTFVFESNHDVGMLQMGRYPWSIKRRILSDVGHVSNEDAALAMTDVIGDATSRIYLAHLSQDNNMKDLARMAVQQTLEMKGYVVGDGFDLYDTDPKKATPLCAV; this comes from the coding sequence ATGAGCTTGCAGTTCAGTGTACTAGCGAGCGGAAGTACGGGGAACGCTTTTTATTTAGAAACAGACGAGCATGCCTTTTTGGTGGATGCTGGCCTAAGCGGCAAGCAGATGGTCGAGCTGCTTGGTCAAATCGACCGAAAGCCTGAAGACTTGGACGGAATTTTTGTGACACACGAGCACTCAGATCATATTAAGGGGCTTGGTGTCATGGCAAGAAAGTACAAGCTTCCCGTCTATGCAAATGCGAAAACGTGGAAGGCGATGGAATCTCATATTGGGAAGATTGACACCGAGCAGAAATTTCATTTTGATATGGAGACGGTTCAATCCTTTGGCGGTCTTGATGTCGAGTCATTTGGCGTGTCACATGATGCGGCAGAGCCTATGTTTTACGTGTTCCATTATGGAGGGCGAAAGCTTGCCCTCATGACGGATACAGGCTATGTGAGTGATCGCATGAAAGGAATTATTAAATCAGCCAATACATTTGTATTTGAGAGCAATCATGATGTCGGTATGCTGCAAATGGGCCGATACCCATGGAGTATTAAGCGCAGAATCCTGAGCGACGTTGGACATGTATCGAATGAAGATGCCGCTCTTGCGATGACAGATGTAATTGGGGATGCCACCTCACGCATTTACTTAGCTCACTTGAGTCAAGACAACAACATGAAGGATTTAGCCCGTATGGCGGTCCAGCAGACGCTTGAAATGAAGGGCTATGTTGTGGGGGACGGCTTTGATTTATATGATACGGATCCGAAAAAAGCAACACCGCTTTGCGCCGTATGA
- a CDS encoding two-component system regulatory protein YycI, translating into MEWNKTKTIFILAFLVLDIFLGFQYFEKRSTDHFAIIEKTDTLEEMKADGIKYGNLSDEAKIGYRITAEKKQYTKKDVDGLADQKAKSTFPKTDKDDPVTLLEMTFNKPVALPKKDMKTAATNLVNQRLLDGKNYKLWSIDEETGKIVFFQTYKGKYIFQEGLDDTETIGKITLDLNDQNEVVSYQQSMVTSINEVRKETLVPALETVKDLYTQNMLSQNTTVNKVELGYYTQYPGASTQVMVPVWRVELEGESAGSKKKTEEEYLINAIDGSTLDHIEKDDKSSME; encoded by the coding sequence ATGGAGTGGAATAAGACCAAAACGATCTTTATCCTAGCCTTTCTCGTTCTCGATATCTTTCTAGGTTTTCAATACTTTGAAAAACGATCGACTGATCATTTTGCGATTATCGAAAAAACGGATACGCTGGAAGAAATGAAGGCAGACGGAATCAAATATGGCAATCTATCAGATGAAGCGAAGATTGGATACCGCATTACAGCTGAAAAGAAGCAATATACGAAAAAGGATGTCGACGGATTAGCTGATCAAAAGGCGAAAAGCACATTCCCGAAAACAGACAAAGATGATCCTGTCACGTTGCTTGAAATGACCTTCAATAAACCAGTCGCATTGCCGAAAAAGGATATGAAAACAGCAGCGACGAACCTTGTGAACCAGCGTTTGCTGGATGGGAAGAATTATAAGCTGTGGAGTATTGATGAAGAGACAGGTAAAATCGTCTTTTTCCAAACGTATAAAGGGAAATACATCTTCCAAGAAGGCCTTGATGACACCGAAACCATCGGAAAAATCACATTAGATTTGAACGATCAAAACGAGGTCGTATCATATCAGCAGTCGATGGTGACGTCGATTAATGAAGTGAGAAAAGAAACCCTTGTCCCGGCGCTTGAAACTGTGAAGGACTTATATACGCAAAATATGCTGAGCCAAAACACGACCGTGAACAAGGTGGAACTTGGCTACTATACGCAATACCCAGGTGCAAGCACGCAGGTCATGGTTCCTGTATGGAGAGTGGAGCTTGAAGGCGAATCAGCTGGTTCAAAGAAAAAGACAGAGGAAGAATATTTGATCAATGCCATCGACGGCTCAACACTTGATCATATAGAGAAAGATGACAAATCTTCAATGGAGTGA
- the yycH gene encoding two-component system activity regulator YycH, with translation MKRETFKTIILTILIAISLVFTWNIWMFQPVMQDQADAGTKVVETKKISSDEPRSLIDVVKPREMFIHSNGEHFKVDQKELFQNFWNDVSLWDVKEIADVSDQYSEQRFKNFFYGRGGQGKTLDLVFNDPIPIDIFQALFKWPNKSIEYNSFDRMIVPFAQQNKANKKVYLVSYSKETVLELTIESANYRNLMDSIAAAQSEMPRYDLYTFSENSKRDFLLPRKQKQLEAKMFFIETIKTTKFKDALFTDPSLVGEESNLNRTVYTDGTSRLEANQKDHRIQYQHRNINSSTVFQTGDLIKRSVKYFNDTGSFTDDYQYFGINSNQQLSFNMFMDGLPIVNSTKHPFGMTSLEVQWANDDILNYKRPNYILGNKASQSEQVKLMNGTELKNLIIKQTKYDDLEKIEQIFPAYQAATTASDQDQAMFVWLEPVWCMKYNGKTVILSNDLLTEGSENNGVE, from the coding sequence ATGAAGCGTGAGACCTTTAAAACCATAATATTGACAATCCTAATTGCGATCAGCCTTGTGTTTACATGGAATATTTGGATGTTCCAGCCCGTCATGCAGGATCAGGCGGATGCCGGCACAAAGGTCGTGGAAACGAAGAAGATTTCAAGCGATGAGCCCCGAAGTCTCATTGATGTCGTGAAGCCGCGTGAGATGTTCATCCATTCCAATGGAGAGCATTTCAAAGTGGATCAAAAGGAACTCTTCCAAAACTTTTGGAATGATGTGAGCCTGTGGGATGTCAAAGAGATTGCCGATGTGTCGGACCAATATTCCGAGCAGAGATTTAAAAATTTCTTCTATGGACGCGGAGGACAGGGGAAGACATTGGATCTTGTGTTCAATGATCCGATTCCGATTGATATTTTCCAAGCACTGTTTAAATGGCCGAATAAATCCATTGAATACAACTCATTTGATCGGATGATTGTGCCGTTTGCCCAGCAGAATAAGGCCAATAAAAAAGTCTATTTGGTCTCATATAGCAAGGAAACGGTGCTTGAGCTGACGATTGAGTCCGCCAACTATCGTAATCTGATGGACAGCATCGCAGCCGCTCAAAGCGAGATGCCGCGCTATGATCTTTATACATTCTCAGAGAATTCTAAAAGAGATTTCCTCCTGCCGAGAAAGCAAAAGCAGCTTGAAGCAAAAATGTTCTTTATCGAAACGATTAAGACAACCAAATTCAAGGACGCTTTGTTTACAGACCCAAGTCTTGTCGGTGAGGAATCTAATTTAAACCGGACGGTGTATACAGATGGGACAAGTCGTCTTGAAGCCAATCAAAAAGATCACCGCATCCAATATCAGCACCGCAATATCAATTCCAGTACTGTTTTTCAAACGGGGGATTTGATCAAGCGAAGCGTGAAGTATTTCAATGATACGGGAAGCTTTACTGATGACTATCAATACTTTGGCATCAACAGCAACCAGCAGCTGTCCTTCAATATGTTTATGGATGGTCTGCCAATCGTCAATAGTACGAAGCATCCATTTGGTATGACCTCTCTGGAAGTACAATGGGCGAATGATGACATCTTGAATTACAAGCGTCCAAACTACATTCTTGGCAACAAAGCGAGTCAGAGTGAACAGGTCAAGCTGATGAATGGGACAGAGCTGAAGAATCTGATCATCAAACAGACGAAATATGATGATCTGGAGAAAATTGAACAGATTTTCCCTGCGTATCAAGCTGCGACAACGGCATCAGATCAAGATCAAGCGATGTTTGTCTGGCTGGAGCCAGTATGGTGCATGAAATATAACGGCAAAACCGTGATTCTATCGAATGATCTGCTGACAGAGGGGAGCGAGAATAATGGAGTGGAATAA
- the walK gene encoding cell wall metabolism sensor histidine kinase WalK: MNKVGFFRSIHFKLTLIYVLLIIVAMQIIGVYFVKQLEQSLINSYDNSLNQRIYSLSYYLEQDSSKSKAELKEDAQKILNDFNNKDESNEISEVSYIDESREVIASVNNGSQEIAGKKITDQIISRIFAVGKDYEKKFYDPESNKRVRISATAVKNENQETVGVIYVVSSMESVFNQMRTINTILATGTLLALGITALLGIFIFRTITHPISDMRKQAIELAKGNFSRKVRKYGHDEIGQLATTFNHLTRELEEAQLMTEGERKKLSSVIAYMTDGVIATNQNGAIILLNSPALELLNVSRETALEMPITSLLGLEETHTFEDLVENQDSMLIEIEREDQLSVLRVNFSVIQKEHGKIDGLIAVIYDVTEQEKIDAERREFVANVSHELRTPLTTMRSYLEALAEGAIGDKELAPRFLSVTQNETERMIRLVNDLLQLSKFDSKDYQFNREWTNFIRFISLVIDRFEMTKEQHVDFIRNLPQREIYVEIDQDKITQVLDNIISNAMKYSPEGGHITFTVDLDEDEGLVLFSVKDEGIGIPKKDMDKIFERFYRVDKARTRKLGGTGLGLAIAKEMVQAHGGDIWADSIEGKGTTVTFTLPYNEEQEDDWDEA, from the coding sequence ATGAATAAAGTAGGTTTTTTTCGCTCGATTCACTTCAAATTGACCTTAATCTACGTGCTGCTGATCATTGTCGCCATGCAGATCATTGGCGTCTACTTTGTGAAGCAGCTAGAGCAGTCCTTAATTAATTCTTATGATAATTCCTTGAATCAGCGAATCTACTCGTTATCGTATTACCTAGAACAGGATTCATCGAAAAGCAAGGCGGAATTAAAAGAGGATGCTCAAAAGATTTTAAACGATTTTAACAACAAAGATGAGTCTAATGAAATTTCTGAAGTCAGCTATATTGACGAAAGCAGAGAGGTCATTGCCTCTGTGAATAATGGCAGTCAAGAGATTGCCGGGAAAAAAATCACAGATCAAATCATTAGCCGTATTTTCGCGGTTGGCAAAGACTACGAGAAAAAATTCTATGACCCAGAATCGAATAAACGAGTCCGCATATCAGCGACAGCCGTGAAAAATGAAAACCAAGAAACCGTTGGTGTCATTTATGTGGTCTCCTCCATGGAAAGTGTTTTTAACCAAATGCGAACCATTAATACGATTTTGGCAACGGGAACGCTGCTTGCCCTTGGGATTACTGCTCTACTTGGTATATTCATATTCAGAACCATCACACACCCAATTTCGGATATGAGAAAGCAAGCGATCGAGCTCGCCAAAGGGAACTTTTCCAGAAAGGTCCGAAAGTATGGACATGATGAGATCGGTCAGCTAGCGACGACCTTTAACCATCTGACGAGAGAGCTGGAGGAAGCTCAGCTGATGACAGAGGGTGAGCGGAAAAAGCTTTCTTCTGTCATTGCATATATGACGGATGGTGTCATTGCAACGAATCAAAACGGTGCCATTATTCTATTAAACAGCCCGGCATTAGAGCTTCTGAATGTTTCACGTGAAACAGCATTAGAGATGCCCATTACGTCATTGCTCGGCCTAGAGGAAACCCATACATTTGAAGATTTAGTTGAAAATCAAGACTCCATGCTGATAGAAATTGAACGCGAAGATCAGCTGTCTGTTTTGCGTGTCAATTTTTCAGTCATTCAGAAAGAGCATGGGAAGATCGACGGCTTAATTGCTGTCATTTATGACGTGACAGAGCAAGAGAAAATTGATGCTGAACGCCGTGAATTCGTAGCGAACGTATCGCATGAGCTGCGTACACCGCTGACGACGATGCGAAGCTATCTTGAGGCATTAGCTGAAGGTGCAATTGGTGATAAAGAGCTTGCGCCAAGGTTCCTCAGTGTCACGCAAAATGAAACAGAGCGTATGATCAGGCTTGTCAACGACCTGCTCCAGCTGTCCAAATTCGACAGCAAGGACTATCAATTCAACCGTGAGTGGACGAACTTTATCAGGTTTATCTCGCTCGTCATTGATCGTTTTGAAATGACGAAGGAGCAGCATGTCGATTTTATCCGCAATCTGCCGCAGCGTGAAATATATGTGGAAATTGATCAAGATAAAATCACACAGGTGCTCGATAACATCATTTCCAATGCCATGAAATATTCTCCAGAGGGTGGACATATTACGTTCACAGTCGATCTGGATGAGGATGAAGGGCTTGTGTTATTCAGCGTCAAAGATGAAGGAATCGGTATTCCGAAGAAGGATATGGATAAAATCTTTGAACGTTTTTATCGAGTGGATAAAGCGAGAACAAGAAAGCTTGGCGGTACCGGCCTAGGACTTGCGATTGCAAAAGAAATGGTTCAGGCTCATGGCGGAGATATTTGGGCTGACAGCATTGAAGGAAAAGGAACAACGGTAACCTTTACCCTTCCGTACAATGAAGAACAAGAGGATGATTGGGATGAAGCGTGA
- the yycF gene encoding response regulator YycF, producing MEKKILVVDDEKPIADILEFNLRKEGYEVHCAYDGNEALEMVEEMKPDIILLDIMLPNKDGVEVCREVRKKYDMPIIMLTAKDSEIDKVIGLELGADDYVTKPFSTRELLARVKANLRRQTAAPQSEEESESNDIEIGSLVIYPDAYVVSKREETIELTHREFELLHYLAKHIGQVMTREHLLQTVWGYDYFGDVRTVDVTVRRLREKIEDNPSHPSWIVTRRGVGYYLRNPEQD from the coding sequence ATGGAAAAAAAGATTCTTGTCGTAGATGATGAAAAACCGATTGCGGATATATTGGAATTTAACTTAAGAAAAGAGGGCTATGAGGTTCATTGTGCGTATGACGGAAATGAAGCCCTTGAAATGGTAGAAGAAATGAAGCCGGACATCATTCTGCTCGACATTATGCTGCCGAACAAAGATGGCGTTGAAGTATGCCGTGAAGTGAGAAAGAAATATGACATGCCGATTATTATGCTTACAGCGAAGGACTCTGAAATTGATAAGGTCATCGGTCTTGAGCTTGGAGCGGATGATTATGTGACGAAGCCATTCAGCACGCGCGAGCTGCTTGCACGTGTGAAAGCGAATTTGAGAAGACAGACTGCTGCTCCGCAATCGGAGGAAGAATCTGAATCAAATGATATCGAGATTGGATCACTTGTCATTTACCCAGATGCGTATGTCGTGTCTAAGCGTGAGGAAACGATCGAGTTGACGCACCGTGAATTCGAATTGCTTCATTACTTAGCGAAGCACATTGGACAAGTCATGACACGTGAGCATTTACTACAAACTGTATGGGGCTACGATTACTTTGGAGATGTCCGTACAGTAGACGTTACAGTGCGCCGTCTTCGTGAGAAAATTGAAGACAACCCTAGCCACCCGAGCTGGATCGTGACAAGACGAGGCGTCGGCTACTATTTAAGAAACCCAGAGCAGGACTAA
- a CDS encoding peroxiredoxin family protein, with protein sequence MSSFKLGDKMPNFSLPTVQGEHIDFYKHLEEHQSWHLIIFFRGSWCPVCVEELKELEKQQSYFQDKDIHLMAISTDNPENLKEFADKEGLSFPIMSDQDLTSLKAYEVFYHGEDAPYEDHGVHGEPAYFLLNEKGQVLYQQRQTSPFGRPHANELRKIIQYIRKNLKGQYKSLK encoded by the coding sequence ATGAGTTCATTCAAATTAGGAGATAAAATGCCCAATTTTTCACTGCCAACGGTGCAGGGAGAACACATTGATTTCTATAAACATTTAGAGGAGCATCAAAGCTGGCACCTCATCATTTTCTTTAGAGGATCCTGGTGCCCAGTATGCGTAGAGGAATTAAAGGAGCTAGAAAAGCAGCAATCATACTTTCAAGACAAGGATATTCACTTAATGGCGATTTCAACGGATAACCCTGAGAACTTGAAGGAATTTGCTGATAAAGAGGGACTTTCCTTCCCGATCATGTCTGACCAAGATCTCACATCATTAAAAGCATATGAAGTCTTCTATCACGGGGAAGATGCTCCATATGAAGATCACGGGGTACACGGAGAACCCGCCTATTTCTTATTAAATGAAAAAGGGCAAGTGCTCTATCAGCAAAGACAAACAAGCCCATTTGGCAGACCGCATGCGAATGAATTGCGCAAAATTATCCAATACATTCGTAAAAATTTAAAAGGGCAATATAAAAGCCTAAAATAA